The Streptomyces sp. GSL17-111 region GCCCAGGGCCACGGCGGCCAGCTTCCAGCCGAGGTTCATGGCGTCCTGGATCCCGAGGTTGAGGCCCTGTCCGCCGAGCGGTGAGTGGACGTGTGCGGCGTCACCGGCGATGATCATGCGGCCCTTGCGGTAGGTCTCCGCCTGCCGTTCCTGGATGCGGAAGCGGGAGGTCCACAGGGGTTCGCTGGGGCGCAGGTCCTTGCCGAAGAGCCGCACGAGGGTCTCGCGGACCTCGGCCAGTGTGACGGGGTCGTCCGACCAGGACTTGCTGCGGTCGATGACGCCCAGGCGGTACCAGCCGTTTCCGAAGTCGGTGCAGACGACGAGACCGGCCCGGCCGACGTGGATGAGCAGTTGCTCGTCGAGCGGCACTCCGAGTTTCACGTCCGCCACGATGATCGTGTACGGGTACATCTCGCCCTCGAAGGCGGCGCCCATCGCGTGGCGCACCGCGCTGTGCGCGCCGTCGCAGCCGACGAGCCAGGGCGTGCGCTCCTCCCACCCGCGATCCTCGGACTCCAGCCGGTAGACGACCTCCTCGCCCTCCTGCCGGCAGCCCGTCAGCTTCACGCCGCGCTCGATGGTGACGCCGAGCCTGCGGGCGCGCTCTTCGAGGATCGCCTCGGTCTCCCCCTGCGGGATGATCGTGAGCTGTCCGTAGTCGCTGTGCAGGCGGCGGAGGTTGAGCAGGGAGTTGCCCAGGCTGACCCGGACCTGCTTGACGGGGTTGGCCCGCTCCAGGACGGTGTCGGCCATGCCGCGCGTGCGGAGCACCTCCATGGTGCGGCCGTGCAGACCGAGCGCCCGGGACTCCTCGGTGCGGTGCGTGCGGCGCTCGACGACCTTGCAGCGCACGCCGGCGAGGGCCAGCTCGCCCGCGAGGCACAGACCGGTGGGACCGGCCCCCGCGATGACGACCTCGTAGTCACTTCCAGTGGCCATGTCGGCACTCCTCTCTTGAACTGATCCCCCGGTGTGGTCGACCATGTCGGTAACTCATCACGTAATGAACTCTACAGTTGTAGAGTTCTTGCGACAACAGAACCGGAACGCGGACCGGCGCGACCGCCCGAGCCCGCGACGAGACGGATCGCCGTGCCGCACGGCTGTTTCGCTGCAGCGCCTGACCAGCAGCGGTGACGGAAGAGGAGACCCCATGACCACGGCCACGACCCCCAGTCCGGAGCCGGCGGCGACGCTCGCCGGCGGTGCGCCCGTCGCCGAACTGGAACACGTCGACCTGGTGTTCAAGCGGCGTGGAGCCGAGCCGTTCCAGGCCATCACCGACCTGAGCCTGCGCATCGAGCCGGGGACGGTCTTCTGCCTGCTCGGGCCCAACGGCTCGGGCAAGACGACGGTGATCAACCTGCTCAGCGGCCTGCTCAGGCCGACGGACGGCCGGGTGCGCGTCCTCGGCATGGATCCGTCCGGGGAGCGGAGCAGGCTGCTGCGCCGTATCGCACTCGCCCCGCAGGAGACCGCCCTGTACTCGGACCTGACGGGCCGGGAGAACCTGGAGTTCCACGCCGACTACTACGGGGTGCCCAGGGCCTCGGCGCGGCGACGCATCGACACCGTGCTCGAACTCGTCTCGCTCACCGAGCGGGCCGGGCACCGGGTGGGGACGTTCTCCGGCGGCATGCAGCGCCGGCTGACGCTGGCCCGTGCCCTGCTGACCGAGCCGGACCTGCTGTTCCTCGACGAACCGACGCTGGGCGTGGACGTCCAGTCGCGCGAGTCCATCTGGGACCGCGTCCAGAGCCTGGCCGCCGAGGGCCGCAGCGTGCTGCTGACCACCAACTACATGGAGGAGGCCGAACGCCTCGGCCAGCGCGTGTGCATCATCGACCGGGGGCACCGCGTCGTCATCGGCACCCCCGACGAGCTCAAGGCCCAGGCGCAGCGGCGGCGGCTGGAGCTGACCTACGCCTCCGCCGAGGCCGCCGCGTCCGCACAGCCGCTGCTGAGCGACGGCTACCGGGTCGGCGCGCACGAGCACCGACTCCTCGTCGAGGTGCCCGAGGACGCCGACCACGTGGCGTTCCTGCGGTCGGCGCTCGACCGGCTGGACGGCGGGCCGACGATCGTCGGCTTCCGGTTCAGCGAGCCCAGCCTCCAGGACGTCTTCCTCCACTTCACCGGCCGCGACCTGCGCGACTGACCGAAGATCCGGCCGCCGAACCGAGAACCTGGAGGACCCATGTGGAGTGCGATCCGCGCCATGGTGCGCAAGGACCTCACCCTCTCCCGCAGAAGCCCCGTCTTCGTCGTCATCACCGTGCTCGTACCGCTCGTCTTCGTCTCGCTGTACGCGCTGCTCGTCACCGTCTCCACCACCTCCCCCGTCGCCGTCGCCAAGGAGGGCGGCGGGCCACACAGCGAACGGCTCCTGCAGATCCTGCGGACCATGCACAACACCGACGGGGAGCTGTTCGAGATCCGCACGACGGATCCTGGGGAGGCGCGCGGGATGTTCGCCGCCGGGGAGGTCGGCGCCGTGCTGACGATCCCCGCTGACTTCGACGACCGGGTCTCGGCCGGCGAGCCGGTCGAGGTGCCCCTGCGCGTCTACAACATCAACGCCGACGGCACGAAGAACTTCGAACTGCGCGCGGAGGGCGCGGTGCGGGAGTTCGCCCGGGACACGGGGGGAGGCGTGCCCGTCACCACGGTCAGTGAGAACAGCTACTTCCGCGCGGACATGGGCACCAGCGCCTACCTCGGCACGGCCCTGCTGGTGTTCGCCGTGCTGTACGCCTCGATGGTCAACACCGGGACGCTCGTCGCCCGCGAGTGGGAGGACCGGACGGCCAAGTCGCTGGTGCTCTCCCCGGTGGGCAACGCCCCCTTCCTGGGCGGGAAGTGGCTGAGCGCCGGCGTCCAGACGCTGGTGGGGCTGGTCCTCGTCCTGGCCGGGCTCGCGTGGCTGCTGGACTTCCCCGCGCTCTCGCTCGGCGCCACCAGCTGGCTCGGGCTCCTGGTGCTCTTCGCCTACGGCAGCGCGCTGGGAACACTGCTGGGCGTCACGCTCCGCCGCTCGCTGCCGCTCGTCCCGCTCTGCGTCGTGCTGGCGATCGTCCACTTCTTCCTCAGCGGCTACGAGTCCTACATGCGCGGCTTCGCGCACGGGGGCGCGGTGGAGTGGCTGTGGGCGAGCACCCACTGGTGGCCGACGGCGGGTCTGACCCAGGACCTCCGGCTGGACGCGACCGGGCTCGGCGACGGCTCCACGGACTGGACCGCGCTGGGCGGCACCGCCGGGATCGCGGCACTGCTGACCCTGCTCGCGGTGGTGCGGATGCGGCGTCAACTGCGCTTCACCCAAGGCCAGTGAGAGGAACGACGGAGGCTGTGATGAACGAGATGATCCGGGGCGCGCTGGCCGCCCACCGGCGCAACGTGCGGCTGCTGCGCCGCCGGCCCGACCTGGTGGCGCAGGGCGTCCTCGTCCCGCTGGTGGTCCTGGTCCTGTGCGCCATTCTCTTCGGCTCCTGGGGCGACCGCTGGCCGGTGGGTGTCATCGACCGGGCGGACAACGAGAGGTCCGCGGCCATCACGGACTCCCTGGCGCAGTCCCGGTCCAACGTCGATCTGTACTTCGAGACGATCGAGGACGACCCGAGCGCCGCTCGGGAGATGCTGGAGGACGGCCGCCTCCAGCTGGTGATCACCATTCCCGAGGACGTGGCCACGACCAACGAGGTGCGGATCTCGACGTACAACGTGAACACCGACGCGACGAAGAACCTGCGCTTCCGGGTCGACGACGCGCTCAACATCCACGACGAGGTGCGGGGGGCGCTGCCGGCCACCGTCGACCTCCAGACCGTGGCCGAGGAGGACGTCACCCGGGCCGCGTTCATCGCGGGCGGCGTGCTGCTCCTGGCGCTGCTGCTCGGCTCGATGCTGCTGGCGGCCAACGTGTTCGCCGTCGAGGAGGAGGGGCGCACGGGCAAGGAGCTGCTCATGTCGCCCTTCGGGGCCGTACCGGCGGCCCTGGGGTGCGTGCTCACCTCCTCGCTGCTGGCCTACCTGAGCGCCGTACCCACGTATCTGACGGGGCTGCTGCTGTTCGGGTTCACCCCGGACGTGGGCTCACTCGTCCTCGTCCTGCTGTTCATGCTGCCGCTGCTGGTCGCGGCGGCGGGGCTCGGCGTCCTGCTCGCACAGCTCCTGCGCCAGCACCGCGCGATCCAGCCTCCGGTCATCCTCGTGGCCATCGCCACGTTCTTCGTGGGCGGGGGGTTCGTCAGCGTTCCCGGCATGCCTCCGACGGCCCGGACCATCGCGGAGTGGTGGCCGCCGTCGCGGGTGTTCGAGTGGAGCAACCCGGTGCTGCACGACTTCGCCGGTTCCTACACCGCCGGCCAGTGGGCGTGGGGCGTCGTCTTCGCCCTGCTCGGGCTCGCGGGCGCGTTCTGGGCCGGCCGCCGCGAGCTGGCCGCGCCCCGGCGCAACGGGCAGTAGGGGCCGACGCCCCGCGGCGCCGAAGGCCCGGTCCGGGTTCGCCCCGGGCCGGGCCTTCGGCGTGGCCACGGGCTTCCCGTCATCAGCTGCACTGGCCGTCCACCGGGCTTCTAGCGTGCTCGCCCAAGCTGCTCCGGAGCATCGCGTCACGCATGAACGACGGAGGACAGCCGTGAGCAGTCCGGAACACGCGGAGTGGATCGCCGCCACCGCCATCGGGGGGATCGCCCTCGTGCTGGTCGTGGGGGCGGGCTTCGCGGCGCTGGCGCGCCGGCTCGGGCAGCCGGCCGTCATCGGCGAGATCACCGCCGGCATCTGCCTCGGCCCGAGCGTCCTCGGACTGCTCCCCGGCGACCTGCCGGCGCTGTTCTTCCCGGTCGAAGTGCGCCCCTACCTCGGCATCGTCGCCCAAGTGGGCCTGCTGCTCTTCATGTTCACCATCGGCTGGGAGTTCGACTACACCTCGCTGCGCGGCCGCCGTCGCACCACCGGGACGGTGTGGCTGGGCGGCGCCCTCCTGCCGATGGGGCTGGGCGTGGGTCTGGCCGCCCTCCTCTTCGGCGCGCACGACACCGTGAACGGCGAGAGCATCCGGTTCCTGGAATTCGCCCTGTTCCTGGGAACGGCCGTCTCGATCGCCGCCTTCCCGGTGCTGGCCCGGATCATCACCGACAAGCGGCTGCACCTGAGCCGGGTGGGCAATCTCGCCCTGGCCCTGGCCGCGCTGGACGACGTGCTGGCCTGGTGCCTGCTGGCCGTGGTCGTCGCCCTGATCACCGCCTCGGGAGCGGCCGGTTTCCTCGGCGTGCTCGGCTGGGGGGCCCTGTACGTCGTCGTCATGCTCGCGCTCGTCCGGCCGGTCCTGGCGGCCCTCGCGGCCCGGGCCACCGCGTCGGCGGCGCCCTGGCTGGCCATGCTCGCCGCCGCCGGGGCGCTGGGCTCGGCCTACGTCACCTCGAACATCGGGCTGCACGCGATCTTCGGCGCGTTCTTCTTCGGCCTCGTCATGCCGCGCAAGGACCCGCAGCTGCTGCTGCGCCGCACGACCCTGCTGCCGCTGGAGCACGTGAGCAAGCTGCTGCTGCCGCTGTTCTTCGTGGTCACCGGGTTGTCGGTGGACCTGACGGCCATGACGGGGCAGGGCGCCGTCCACATGGTGCTGATCATCGTGGTGGCCTGCGTCGGCAAGCTCGGCGGCGTGCTCCTGTCGGCCCGGATGACGGGCATGAAGTGGCAGGAGTCGACCGTGCTCGGCCTCCTGATGAACACCCGGGGGCTCACGGAACTGGTGATCCTCAACGTGGGGTTGTCCCTCGGGCTGCTGAGCACCGAACTGTTCACGGCCATGGTGATGATGGCGCTGGTCACCACGGCCATGACCGCTCCCCTGCTGTCGTGGCTGCTGCGCCGCGTCGGTGCCGGCGGTCCGACGGCCGGTGGAAGTCCGGTGCCGCTCCCGGCACCGCCGGGCCCCCCGGTGGGCGCGGCGTCCCTCGTCGGCGGCGCGCCGTCCGGCTCCCAGCGCACCCCCTGAACGCAGCGGAGGAGAGAGACCGTGGAGTTCGACTGGTCCGAGCGGCAACGTGCCCGCTACCACGAGACGTTGACGGCCGTACGGGACGCCTTCCCGGAGGACGGGGCGGCGGCCGAGGCCGAGCAGGCCGAGGCGGCCTCGGCGTACTACGACCGCAAGGACTGGCTGCTGCTCGGGCAGCTGGGCCTTCTCGGACTGTCCGTGCCGACCCGGTACGGCGGCGGCGGGCTCGGCGCCCTGGACACCGCGCTCCAGGTGGAGGCGCTTGGGCGCGGCTGTCCCCGGACGGGGCTGGTCTTCGGCGTGAGCGCGCACCTGTTCGCCTGCGCCATGCCCGTCGTCGACTTCGGCTCCGAGGAGCTCAAGGAGCGCGTGCTGCCCGGCATCTGCCGGGGTGAACTCATCGCGGGCAACGCGATGACCGAGGACGGCGCCGGGTCGGACGTCTCCCGGCTCGCCGTCACCGCCCGGCCGGTCGAGGGCGGCTGGGTGCTGAACGGCGCGAAGAGCTTCGTCAGCAACGGACCGGCGGCCGACCTCTACGTCACCTACGCCACGACCGACCCCCGGGCGGGTCATCTGGGGGTGACCGGGTTCGTCGTGGACCGCACGGCCGCCGGGGTGAGCGCGAGCGGACCGATGGCCAAGATGGGGCTCTCCCAGTGCCCGGCCGGGACCGTGGAGTTCACCGACTGCTTCGTGCCGGACTCCGCGGTGCTCGGGGAGCCGGGCCAGGGCGGGTTCGTCTTCCAGCACTCCATGGGCTGGGAGCGCGCGTGCCTGTTCGCGGGCTACGTGGGCCTGGCCGACCGGCTGGTGGAACGGTGCGTCGAGCACGTCCGCGCCCGGCGGCAGTTCGGCAGGCGCCTGGCGGAGTTCCAGGCCGTCTCGCACCGGATCGCCGACATGAAGCTGCGCCTGGAGTCGGCCCGGCTGCTGCTGTACCGCGCCTGTTGGGAGATGGAGCAGGGCCGCCCGGCGACCCTCTCCGTCGCCCTGTCGAAGCTCGCCGTCTCCGAGGGCGTGGTCCAGGCCGCCCTGGACGCCGTGCGCACCTTCGGGGGGCGCGGCTACCTGACGGCCGGGGGGATCGAGGCGGCCCTGCGCGACGCGGTGCCCTCGGTGATCTTCTCCGGCACCTCCGACATCCAGCGGGAACTCATCGCAAGGGAACTGGGCCTATGACACTGCACGCTCTCCTGACGGCCTCGGCCCGGCGGACCCCGGGGGCCGTGGCCGTGCACGGCCCCGAGGGGCCGGTGCGCTACGGCGAACTGGACGCGCTGGCCGACCGCTTCGCCGCCGCCCTGACGGCCCGGGGCGTCCGTCCCGGCGACCGTGTCGTCCTGTGGAGCCACAAGGGCGTCCGGACGATCGCCCTCATGCAGGCCGCGCTGCGCACGGGGGCCGTCTACGTCCCGGTGACCGGCTCCAACCCGCCCGCACGCCTGGCGCGCATCACCGCCGGCGCGCGGCCCGCGCTGGTCGTCGCGGACGAGGAGCTGGCCCGGCGTCCCCGTCCCGACGGGGACGACACCCCGCTGGTGACCTTCTCCGACCTGCTCGCCGACGCCCCGGAGGGCGCCCGCGTCACGCCGTACGACGCCGGCCCGGACGAGCCGGCGTACATCCTCTACACCTCCGGATCGACCGGGGAACCGAAGGGTGTGTGCATCAGCCACCGCAACGCCCTGGCCTTCGTGGAGTGGGCCGTGGCGGAGCTGGCCCTCGGGCCCGACGACCGGCTCTCCCAGCACGCGCCGTTCAACTTCGACCTCTCCGTCTTCGATCTGTACGGCGCCTTCGCGGCCGGCGCCTCGGTCCACCTGGTGCCGCAGGAGATGGCCTACGCGCCCGCCCAGCTCGTCCGGTTCCTGCACGAGCGGGAGATCACCGTCTGGTACTCCGTGCCCTCGGCCCTGAGCCTGATGATCCGCGAGGGCGGACTGCTGGAGGGGGAGCCGCCCACCGCGCTGCGGGTGTGTCTCTTCGCCGGTGAGCCGTTCGCCCCGCACCACGTGCGGGAGCTGCGGGCGGGCTGGCCGAAGGTGCGCCTGCTCAACTGGTACGGGCCCACCGAGACCAACGTCTGCACCTCCTACGAGGTCACCGACGCCGACCTGGAGCGCACCGGCGCGCTCCCCATCGGCGCCGCCTGCTCCGGTGACGAGGTGCTGCTCGACCCGCCGGACGCCGAGGAGGGCGAGGTCGTCGTGAGCGGCCCGACCGTGATGCTCGGCTACTGGGGCCGCGAGCCGCACCGGGGCCCCTACCGCACCGGCGATCTCGCCCGCCGGGACGCGGACGGACAGCTGGCGTACGTCGGCCGCCGGGACCAGATGGTCAAGATCCGCGGTCACCGGATCGAGCTCGGTGAGATCGAGGCGGCCGTCGGATCGCTGGACACCGTGGCCGACGTGGCGGTGCTGGTGATCGGCGCGGGTCTGGAGGCCGAGCTGCACGCGGTCGTGGTGCCCGCCCCCGGCGAACGCCCGTCCCTGCTCCACGTCAAGCGCTGCTGCGCGGAAAGGTTGCCGACTTACATGATCATCGACAGGCTCCACCTCCAGGAAGACCTCCCGCGAACCGCCAACGGAAAGCTCGACCGTCCGCTGCTGACCACCCAGATCGAGTCCGGGGAGCTGTGATGAACGCCCAGAACCTGATGACCGAAGAGCTGGTCACCCAAGAGCTGGCCTCCGTCGACCTCCAGACGTTCCGCCAGGTCATGGCCTCGTTCGCCAGTGGCATCACCGTCGTCACCACGGTGGACGGCGAGGGCACTCCGCGGGGACTGACCTGCTCGGCGTTCTGCAGTGTCTCCGTCGACCCGCCGCTGCTGCTGTCCAGCATCGCCAGCCGCAGCGGCTCACTCCAGGCGATACTGGAGCGGGGCCGGTTCGCGGTGAACATCCTCAGCTCCCGCGACGAGAAGACCTCGCAGGTGTTCGCGTCCGGGACCCAGGACAAGTTCAGCCGGGTGCGGTGGGAGCCGGGCGCGACGACCGGCATGCCGGTGCTGCTGGGCACCACGGCGCACGCCGAGTGCGAGCTGGACAGCGCCGTGCGGGCCGGTGACCACACGCTGCTGCTCGGCCGGGTCGTGGCGGGGAGTGCGGGCGTCGACACCCTCCCGCTGACCTACTGGCGCAGCGACTACGCGCAGCTGGCCCCCGGCGCCCGTACGACCCACCCGGTCGCGGTGTAGTCGGCGCCGCGCCACGGGCGTCCGGAAGGGCCCGACGGCCCACCGGGCGCCCGCCGTCGTGCCCGGGCCTCCCGGGCCGGGGTGACGGGACGTGCGGGGAGGGCGCCACCCGGCCGGGTGGCGCCCTCCCCGCACGCGGTGGCGCGGCTCAGAAGCCGATGCCGTAGGGGGCCAGCGCGTACCGGCGCGCCAGGTACGCGCCCAGCTCGGCCAGGCCGGCGCGGTGGCGCAGCATCTCCTGACCGAGTTCCTGGCCGAGCCACGCCTCCAACTCGCCCGCCAGCAGGACGGCGTCCACCGAGTCGATGTCGAGCTCGTCGAGGTGGCGGTCGGTGGGCACCTGCTCGGCGGGGACGTCGAGCAGGAGGGCGACGCGGGCGACGAGCCACTCCAGCACGGCCTCCTCGGTGACCGGCTGCCGCGCGGCCTCCTGCGCCGACGGGATCTGCTGCACGTCCATGGGGTGTCCTCTCGTTGCGGGCGGCCCGGTGAGCGGGCGTCAGGCGGCCAGCGGCTCCCAGCAGATGCCCGCTGTCGTCTCGGTGCTGAGCCGGCGGCCGGAGCCGGTCAGCCGGCAGTCGAGGCGGCCGCGCAGGGGGTCGTCCTCGCCGGGCTGGCCGAGAACGGTGTAGGTCAGGTCCACCGCCGAACCGGTCGGCGGCAGCGGGACGAGGGAGGTCCACTCGGTGGTGCCGGCCGCGCCGGGCCCCTCGCCCGGCGGGCGGCCGTCCAGAGTGACCTGCTCCCCGGGCCGCTCACCCACCACGACGTCCACGACGATCCGGCCGTGGCCGAGGTAGCCGAGCTGGAACGTGACGGCCGTCGCACCGGCGTACGGGACGAGCCCGGCGCGCAGCAACAGGCCTCCGGCCTCGTGGTGGAGCACGGTCGTCGTGCCGTGGGTCAGCTGGACGGACATGGCCCTCCCCTTCCGTGCGCGGTCGGTGCGGTTCAGCGGCTCGTGGCGGAGGTGACGGAGGTGACGTTGTCGCGGGTGAGCAGCCGGCGGAAGTCCGCGGGCGCCTTCGTCTTGACCCACAGCAGCATGCGCAGCCGCTTGGGGAACGTGAAGTGGTAGACGCGGGCCCCGGGGTCGCCGAAGGCGTACAGCGGCGGCACGAAGGGGGCCCGGCGCAGGTCCGCGAAGATCGCCGAGGCGGCGGTGGCGGCGTCCCGGCGGCCGTCGCGCACCTGGGCGATCGTCTCCAGGCTGCGGCCGACCAGTTCGCGCAGGCCCTCGGGGGCGTGGAACCAGATACCGCCCAGCTCGAAGCGTTCGACCGGCGCCCAGCTCCCGGACTGCTCGCAGTCGAGGCGGGCGCGCTTGAGCGACAGGTCGGCGAGGATCTGCCACAGCAGCCACACGCGGGAGAAGGCGTTCCAGAGTCGGAAGTCGCGGCAGGCGGTGCGGGCGGCGGCCAGCAGCCGGTCGTTCCACGCCCCGAGCTCCTCCTGGAAGCGGGCCACCCGGGCGAACGGCTCGGGAGCGAAGTCGTCCCGGCGCACGGCCGTGATCAGCGGGCCGGCCAGCGCGTGGACCAGCTCGGCCGCCGTCGTCACGTCGCGGGAGAGAAACAGGTCGGTGCGCGCGGC contains the following coding sequences:
- a CDS encoding FAD-dependent monooxygenase; its protein translation is MATGSDYEVVIAGAGPTGLCLAGELALAGVRCKVVERRTHRTEESRALGLHGRTMEVLRTRGMADTVLERANPVKQVRVSLGNSLLNLRRLHSDYGQLTIIPQGETEAILEERARRLGVTIERGVKLTGCRQEGEEVVYRLESEDRGWEERTPWLVGCDGAHSAVRHAMGAAFEGEMYPYTIIVADVKLGVPLDEQLLIHVGRAGLVVCTDFGNGWYRLGVIDRSKSWSDDPVTLAEVRETLVRLFGKDLRPSEPLWTSRFRIQERQAETYRKGRMIIAGDAAHVHSPLGGQGLNLGIQDAMNLGWKLAAVALGRGSDRLIDTYQEERRRVSQGVIKVTDMATRMMTSDALPARVARLVGVSTATRVPKGHRLAVGHLSGIATAYPTTADSRSPKGTAGHRVPDLSFRTGPAQGDRLYDAMGAGTFVLVDQSGNQPSGLLDPWGSLVRELRGRVGGVKGPWMDAEMILVRPDGYCAWAGSRERAAVELPAAMRRWAGAPAVPATSPAADG
- a CDS encoding ABC transporter ATP-binding protein gives rise to the protein MTTATTPSPEPAATLAGGAPVAELEHVDLVFKRRGAEPFQAITDLSLRIEPGTVFCLLGPNGSGKTTVINLLSGLLRPTDGRVRVLGMDPSGERSRLLRRIALAPQETALYSDLTGRENLEFHADYYGVPRASARRRIDTVLELVSLTERAGHRVGTFSGGMQRRLTLARALLTEPDLLFLDEPTLGVDVQSRESIWDRVQSLAAEGRSVLLTTNYMEEAERLGQRVCIIDRGHRVVIGTPDELKAQAQRRRLELTYASAEAAASAQPLLSDGYRVGAHEHRLLVEVPEDADHVAFLRSALDRLDGGPTIVGFRFSEPSLQDVFLHFTGRDLRD
- a CDS encoding ABC transporter permease is translated as MWSAIRAMVRKDLTLSRRSPVFVVITVLVPLVFVSLYALLVTVSTTSPVAVAKEGGGPHSERLLQILRTMHNTDGELFEIRTTDPGEARGMFAAGEVGAVLTIPADFDDRVSAGEPVEVPLRVYNINADGTKNFELRAEGAVREFARDTGGGVPVTTVSENSYFRADMGTSAYLGTALLVFAVLYASMVNTGTLVAREWEDRTAKSLVLSPVGNAPFLGGKWLSAGVQTLVGLVLVLAGLAWLLDFPALSLGATSWLGLLVLFAYGSALGTLLGVTLRRSLPLVPLCVVLAIVHFFLSGYESYMRGFAHGGAVEWLWASTHWWPTAGLTQDLRLDATGLGDGSTDWTALGGTAGIAALLTLLAVVRMRRQLRFTQGQ
- a CDS encoding ABC transporter permease; this encodes MNEMIRGALAAHRRNVRLLRRRPDLVAQGVLVPLVVLVLCAILFGSWGDRWPVGVIDRADNERSAAITDSLAQSRSNVDLYFETIEDDPSAAREMLEDGRLQLVITIPEDVATTNEVRISTYNVNTDATKNLRFRVDDALNIHDEVRGALPATVDLQTVAEEDVTRAAFIAGGVLLLALLLGSMLLAANVFAVEEEGRTGKELLMSPFGAVPAALGCVLTSSLLAYLSAVPTYLTGLLLFGFTPDVGSLVLVLLFMLPLLVAAAGLGVLLAQLLRQHRAIQPPVILVAIATFFVGGGFVSVPGMPPTARTIAEWWPPSRVFEWSNPVLHDFAGSYTAGQWAWGVVFALLGLAGAFWAGRRELAAPRRNGQ
- a CDS encoding cation:proton antiporter domain-containing protein — encoded protein: MSSPEHAEWIAATAIGGIALVLVVGAGFAALARRLGQPAVIGEITAGICLGPSVLGLLPGDLPALFFPVEVRPYLGIVAQVGLLLFMFTIGWEFDYTSLRGRRRTTGTVWLGGALLPMGLGVGLAALLFGAHDTVNGESIRFLEFALFLGTAVSIAAFPVLARIITDKRLHLSRVGNLALALAALDDVLAWCLLAVVVALITASGAAGFLGVLGWGALYVVVMLALVRPVLAALAARATASAAPWLAMLAAAGALGSAYVTSNIGLHAIFGAFFFGLVMPRKDPQLLLRRTTLLPLEHVSKLLLPLFFVVTGLSVDLTAMTGQGAVHMVLIIVVACVGKLGGVLLSARMTGMKWQESTVLGLLMNTRGLTELVILNVGLSLGLLSTELFTAMVMMALVTTAMTAPLLSWLLRRVGAGGPTAGGSPVPLPAPPGPPVGAASLVGGAPSGSQRTP
- a CDS encoding acyl-CoA dehydrogenase family protein, with the translated sequence MEFDWSERQRARYHETLTAVRDAFPEDGAAAEAEQAEAASAYYDRKDWLLLGQLGLLGLSVPTRYGGGGLGALDTALQVEALGRGCPRTGLVFGVSAHLFACAMPVVDFGSEELKERVLPGICRGELIAGNAMTEDGAGSDVSRLAVTARPVEGGWVLNGAKSFVSNGPAADLYVTYATTDPRAGHLGVTGFVVDRTAAGVSASGPMAKMGLSQCPAGTVEFTDCFVPDSAVLGEPGQGGFVFQHSMGWERACLFAGYVGLADRLVERCVEHVRARRQFGRRLAEFQAVSHRIADMKLRLESARLLLYRACWEMEQGRPATLSVALSKLAVSEGVVQAALDAVRTFGGRGYLTAGGIEAALRDAVPSVIFSGTSDIQRELIARELGL
- a CDS encoding amino acid adenylation domain-containing protein, translating into MTLHALLTASARRTPGAVAVHGPEGPVRYGELDALADRFAAALTARGVRPGDRVVLWSHKGVRTIALMQAALRTGAVYVPVTGSNPPARLARITAGARPALVVADEELARRPRPDGDDTPLVTFSDLLADAPEGARVTPYDAGPDEPAYILYTSGSTGEPKGVCISHRNALAFVEWAVAELALGPDDRLSQHAPFNFDLSVFDLYGAFAAGASVHLVPQEMAYAPAQLVRFLHEREITVWYSVPSALSLMIREGGLLEGEPPTALRVCLFAGEPFAPHHVRELRAGWPKVRLLNWYGPTETNVCTSYEVTDADLERTGALPIGAACSGDEVLLDPPDAEEGEVVVSGPTVMLGYWGREPHRGPYRTGDLARRDADGQLAYVGRRDQMVKIRGHRIELGEIEAAVGSLDTVADVAVLVIGAGLEAELHAVVVPAPGERPSLLHVKRCCAERLPTYMIIDRLHLQEDLPRTANGKLDRPLLTTQIESGEL
- a CDS encoding flavin reductase family protein produces the protein MNAQNLMTEELVTQELASVDLQTFRQVMASFASGITVVTTVDGEGTPRGLTCSAFCSVSVDPPLLLSSIASRSGSLQAILERGRFAVNILSSRDEKTSQVFASGTQDKFSRVRWEPGATTGMPVLLGTTAHAECELDSAVRAGDHTLLLGRVVAGSAGVDTLPLTYWRSDYAQLAPGARTTHPVAV
- a CDS encoding acyl carrier protein; the encoded protein is MDVQQIPSAQEAARQPVTEEAVLEWLVARVALLLDVPAEQVPTDRHLDELDIDSVDAVLLAGELEAWLGQELGQEMLRHRAGLAELGAYLARRYALAPYGIGF